The window GGTAAGCTTTTCGGACCGCGTATTTCGGCTGCTCCTTGATTTTCGCGATCAAATAACCGGCGATGCCGCCGCTTTCACCCTCGGCGACGAATACCGCATGATCGGTAAGCAGTGACGCAACACCTTCGGCATCGTATTTTCCGCACGAAGCGTCAAACAGGTCGGGTCTGCCCGCTCCGTGCTGTGCCGCGATGATCTTCAAAAGCTCCGCAATTCCGGCGCAGTCGCCTTTATCGGCTTTTCTGATCTTTATCATTTTATTCGCTCAGCCGGATCATCTCGTCGATGCAGTGACGAGCCTTTTTGAGCGTATCGGGATCGAGCGTGATCTCTTCGCCGCCTCTGCCCTCGAGACAATTCAACAGATCGGGCAATGTGGTCGCCTTCATGTTCTCACAGACCATCTTTTTGGAAAGCGTGTAAAACCGTTTATCCGGGCGGTCGTATTGGAGATGTTCGGCAATGCTGTTTTCGGTACCGATGATGAACTCTTTTGCTTCCGATTTGCGCGCAAAATCCATAATGCCCGAAGTTGAGCCGACGTAATCGGCTGCCGCCGCAACCGCCGGAACACATTCGGGATGAACAAGCAGCAGCGCGCCGGGATGGGCGTTCTTTGCTGTTTCGACGTCGCGCACCGTAATCGCGGCATGCACCGGACAACCGCCCTGTAAAAGCTTAAAGTTTTTCTCCGGCAGCTGACCGGCGAC is drawn from Oscillospiraceae bacterium and contains these coding sequences:
- a CDS encoding GNAT family N-acetyltransferase — encoded protein: MIKIRKADKGDCAGIAELLKIIAAQHGAGRPDLFDASCGKYDAEGVASLLTDHAVFVAEGESGGIAGYLIAKIKEQPKYAVRKAYRCLYIDDLCVNPEYRRGGIGRALFDEARAYAEKNGCYNIELNVWEFNEGAKSFYKRVGMSTQKRTMELILPE